One stretch of Vulpes lagopus strain Blue_001 chromosome X, ASM1834538v1, whole genome shotgun sequence DNA includes these proteins:
- the LOC121483140 gene encoding spindle and kinetochore-associated protein 2-like, whose translation MEAEVDKLELMFQKADSDLDYIQYRLEYEIKTNHPDTASKKNPVTLLKELSAIKSRYQTLHARFKPIAAEQKETKNRICATVNKTMTMIQELQKQTDLELSPLTKEEKTATEQLKFFMSDL comes from the coding sequence ATGGAGGCGGAGGTCGATAAGCTGGAACTGATGTTTCAGAAAGCTGACTCTGATCTGGATTACATTCAATACAGGCTGGAATATGAAATCAAGACTAATCATCCTGATACAGCAAGTAAGAAAAATCCAGTTACACTCTTAAAGGAATTGTCAGCAATAAAGTCTCGATATCAAACTTTGCATGCACGCTTTAAACCAATAGCTGCAGAGCAGAAAGAAACTAAGAACCGCATTTGTGCTACTGTCAATAAGACTATGACCATGATACAAGAACTACAAAAGCAAACAGACCTGGAGCTGTCACCActgactaaagaagaaaaaactgcaACAGagcaattaaaatttttcatgtcaGACTTATGA